The stretch of DNA TGAAAAACTTGAGGGTTGTACCAAAAAGAAACACAAGTTCATTGTGCCAGAGTTGGGAGATACAGTTTATGATGAAGAATTGCAAGCATACTGTTGCCTTAGGGGGGATGGTTTCAAAACATACTGTTCCACCAAAAAAGCAACTAAAGCAAAAGCAAAGCAAATTTACGAATTTCTCACAGCTATCCGAGCACACTTCTATGACACGTCAGTGGACAAGAGGGGGTTATTTTATGAGCTGACTCCATTGTTTATTAAACCTTATCTAATTGATGGCATAGTGGATATAGTGTGTATTCTACTCCAAGCGACAAGATGGTCATTTGGTGTCAACGTTGATGCTAAGGGATTGATAATTGGTCCTGTGTGTGCGACTTGCGGTAAACGTCTTGCCTATCCTGGCCGACGTGTTTCATGTTATATAGATGGGTTGCAAGCCCGGATATGCGTACAAGTTGTTGTAGAGATACATCTTGGAGGAGAAGAAATACAAAAGGTAAAAGAAGATAAAGATTACATGAGTATCTTGTCTAACTACTACTCATGTGGTTAGCCAGGGTCTCCTCTCCTTGTACGTAAGGTATATACGTGAAGATTATATCACGTTTAAcatcctcccttaatcacaacttcatcaagttgagattatgcttgaagtCCTCAAAACTTCTTGTGGGTAAAGCTTTGGTAAAGCCATCAGCAACTTGGTCTTGAGAGTGAATAAATTGAATATCCAGAAGTTTGTTTGCAACTCTTTCTCGAACAAAGTGAAAATCTATCTCAATGTGTTTAGTTTTGGCATGAAAAACTAGATTTGCTGACAAGTAGGTAGCACCtagattatcacaccataaacatggaGCTCTAGTGCTTTTCATACCTAGTTCCTTTAGGATTGACTGCACCCATATGATTTCTGCTGTTGCATTTGCCAATGTCTTATATTCTGCCTCTGTACTGGATCTTGAAACTGTAGCTTGCTTCCTTGCACTCCAAGATATTAAATTAGGTCTAAAGAAAACTGCAAAGCCACCAGTTGAACGTCTGTCATCTAGACATCCAACCCAATCAGAGTCAGAGAAGGCACTGATAAGTGTAGAGGATGACTTGCTGAAATTTAGGCCAACATTCAACGTATTTTTCACATATCTTACTATACGTTTTGCAGCAGTCATATGAACAGTGGTAGGTGCATGGAGAAACTGACATACTTTGTTAACAGCAAAGGAGATGTCTGGTCTAGTCAGTGTTAAATACTGTAGTGCACCTACCAGGCTTCTGTATTTTGTACCATTTTCTGAACTCAGAGGCTCTCCTTCAACAAGGGATAACTTTTCTGTGCTGGATAAGGGAGTGGGTGCAGGCTTACAACTTTGCAAACCAGCCTTTTTTACCAagtctgttgcatacttttcttgagAAAGGTGAAGGCCATCCTTGTGTTGCTTTACCTCAATGCCAAGAAAATAATGTAGATCTCCTAAATCCTCGAGAGCAAACTTTGCACTCAAATCCTTCAACAGTGCAATTATTGCTTCATCAGATGAGCTTgtcacaattatatcatcaacatatatgagaacaaatatgGATATACTTGATttgttataaataaacaatgaAGTGTCAGACTTTGAAGGAACAAAACCAAGTGCTTGCATCTTTTTACTGAGGCGAGAGTACCATGCTCTTGGGGCCTGCTTTAGTCCATACAATGCCTTGTCAAGTTTGCACACATGCAGTGGTGCACGTGTGTTTTCAAACCCAGGTGGTTGTTTCATGtaaacctcttcttccagaacaccatgaaggaacgcgttctgaacatctagctgacgTAAACTCCATCCCCTGGACACAACAATGGACAAAACAAGACGAATAGTAGCAGCTTTTACAACTGGACTAaacgtgtcctcatagtcaataccATACCGTTGTTTAAAACCCTTTGCAACGAGCCTGGCTTTGTAACGGTCAATGGTTCCATCAGCTTTCCTTTTTATCCTAAAGACCCATTTGCAGTCAATAAGATTTTTACCTCGTTGTGGAGGAACCAAATGCCATGTTCTATTTTTCTTAAGTGCTATGATTTCATCATGCATTGCTTTTCTCCAATTTGCATCACCCAAAGCTTCCTCAAGAGTATTGGGTTCTTCTGGTTCACCTGTAGAACATACCAGCCCATATTTTGTAACATGTTTATAATCAATAGGTTTAATTAACCCTTGTTGCAATCGTGTTCGACGTGGAGGAGTAGCAGCAGGAGCTTCTGTAGAGAGATCCGGCGCAGAAGATCCTGGGTCTGGATCAAGCTGATCCTCGCCTGATCCCGAGGAGGATCCGCGCGGGCCTCCAGAGCCGGCAGCGTCACTAGGCGATGACGGGGTAGGATATTCTGTGGTCGTGGATCGTGGTGTGGGGAACGATTTCGCCGCAGAAGATCTGGGCCTGGTCGCATCATCACGACCCAATGATTGCCTGGGCCCTGGGCTGGTCGGATCTGTCCCCGCGCCCACCTGACGAGTAGTGGCGGCGCGGCGCGTGTACACACGCAGTTGGGCCTCCCGCTGGACACGGCCCGAGCCAGTGCCGGCCTGCCGCTTGTCGAGCGCGGAGTCGTGCGCACGAGGAGAAGCGTCGCAGCCCGCCAGCCTTTGCCGCGTGGCTGATGCGGACTCGGCCCCGCGCGCGTCTGCGCCTGCCGTGGTTGGCCCGGCAGGATTGCTGCCAGACGCGGATCCCGAGGAAGATCCGCTGCATGGCTGCAGCACCTGGGGCAATCCCGAGGTAGATATGTCCCCCGAGCCAGGACACATAAAATGAGGGCCTGCTGCTCCATTTTCTTCATTGTTTTCTGCTGCGATTTTTGCACTGTTTTCTGCATCATCACAAGACTCATGAAGGCTATTAGTAGGGTTAGTCAACATATGATCATCACAATTTGTAATACCCCCTTGATCATAGCCGGAAAGATGAGAGGGTAGAAGCAAGATTTCCTTGCGGAGTAGTGCACCGGCGTTAGGATGAAGATCCGCAAAGGGGAATTTTgtctcatcaaaaacaacatcacgTGAGATGTATACCCTACCAGTAGAGATGTCAAGGCACTTGACGCCTTTGTGTTGGGCGCTATATCCAAGAAAGGCACACCGTTTTGACCGAAACATGAGTTTGCGGTTATTGTAAGGCCGAAGATTTGGCCAACACGCACAACCAAAGACACGAAGAGAGGTATAGTCTGGCTTTGTATGTAGGAGACGTTCCATAGGTGTTCCATTGTTGATAACACGGCTAGGTAGCATGTTGATGATGTGGACGCCTGTaagaaaagcctcatcccaaaacTTAAGAGGCATGGAGGCTCCTGCTAGGAGGGCCAAACCAACCTCGACAATGTGCCTATGCTTGCGTTCGGCTGacccgttttgttggtgagcgtgtGGGCATGATACATGGTGAGATATACCTATAATTTGGAAGAAGGAATTGAGTTTCTCGTATTCCCCTCTCCAATCCGATTGGACAGCAATGATCTTGCTGTTGAACTTTCTTTCAACGAGAGCTTGAAAGTTGTGAAAGACTTGAAACACACCGGATCTTTTTTTGAGAAGATAGATCCATGAAAATTTGCTATAGTCATCGATAAAACTTACATAATATGTGTGTCTACCAACAGAGGAGGGGGCAGGCCCCCACACATCAGAAAAGATCAATTGCAAAGGTTTAGTGGAGACACTAGTAGAGATGGGAtatggtaattgatgacttttagcacactgacatgaatcacaaatagtttcaataTTGCGCTCACCAATAAACGGGAGCTTATTTATCCTAAGTAATTTTTCAACCAAAGAAAAAGAGGCATGTCCTAAACGATCATGCCATCGTGTGGACGACAGCTTGATGACACCACAAGCTTGTTTATTTAATCTTCTAAACTCCGGAATCAACGGGTAGAGCCCTcgaacgcatctacctcgatagagaactttcttcgtggcctgatccttgatcaaaatgaAGAAAGGATGAAACTCGAGAAAAACATGATTGTCAATAGCAATTCTATGAATAGAGAGAAGATTCTTGTGAGCACTAGGGACATGTAGAATTCTTTTGAGATGAATTTTACGACTAGGGGTATTAAAAATTGAGTGGCCAATGTGACGTATACCCATACCTTCACCACTGGCCGTATGAATTTGATCTTTGCCACGATATTTCTCCTTCATTGTGACCTTCTCGAGTTCGTTGGTGATGTGGTTGGTGGCGCCGCTGTCAACGTACCAGTTGGTGTCTACTCCATAGGAGCCATCGGCCGCCGCAACAACTTTCTCTTCATCTTGCGAGGAATCACCGTCATCTTCTTCGTAGCGGTACCAACAGTCCTTTGCCGTATGACCAGGTTTGCCACAGATTTGGCAGCAAGGCAAGTCCGGACGGGACCTGTTGGAACCACCACTGCCACCACCACGACGCCCTTTGAAGTTACCGGAGCGTCCGCCGCCGCATGAGCTGTTGGAGTAGCCGCCACCGCCGGCGCCAAACCTTCCCTTGCCGCGGGAAGATGAGCGCGAGCGAGAGCCACCACCGCGGCCTCTGGATGTAGAGTTGGCCGACGATTTGAAGCCACCGCCGGAGCCATGATACTGCGCCATACGTTGATCAAAGTTACTGAGCATGGCAAAAAGTTCATCGAGGGTTACCGGGGTGACACGGGCATCTAGTGCGGAGACGAGGGGCTGGTACTCTTGGTCCAGCCCGTGGATGATGTAGGAGATGAGCTCGTCGTCCTGGATGGGTTTTCCCGCCGCGGCGAGTTCATCGGCGAGACCCCTCATGGCGGCGAAGAAGTGGCCACCGATTGATTGCCCTCCTGCGCATTAATCAGCGTTGTGCGGATGTTGTTGACGCGGCTGAGTGACTGCGACGAGAACATGCTCGCCAGCGCCACCCAGAGTTCGCGCGCCGTGGTGATCGTGGTCACCGTGACGAGCACTTCCTTGGACAAGTGTTGGAGTAGATATCCAAGGACCTGCTGatcctccttcacccaaatcggatGGAGGGGATTCGGCTCAGTGGTCTCCTTGCCGGCGGCGTCCTTGGTGGTGAGGTCTTTGGCCGGCTCGGCTGCCGTGCCGTCGACATAATGGAAGACGCCGGCGCCCCGCAGCTGCGGCGTGATCTGTGTCCGCCACAGCACATAGTTGGTGCGGGTGAGCTTCTCCGGGGCTCCACCGCCGAACATCGACtggaaggaggcggaggaggaagacatggctGCGCGCACGTGATGGAGATGGACTAGCTAGGGTTTCTGGTGGAAGAAgaaggctctgtataccatgtgcgaCTTGCGGTAAACGTCTTGCCTATCCTGGCCGACGTGTTTCATGTTATATAGATGGGTTGCAAGCCCGGATATGCGTACAAGTTGTTGTAGAGATACATCTTGGAGGAGAAGAAATACAAAAGATAAAAGAAGATAAAGATTACATGAGTATCTTGTCTAACTACTCCTCATGTGGTTAGCCAGGGTCTCCTCTCCTTGTACGCAAGGTATATACGTGAAGATTATATCACGTTTAACACTGTGGTCTTGGGTGTCAATGGCAGTCGAAAAATTGATTGCTCTAAGGGTAAAACCGTTTTGATCTGATTCTCATCTAGTCAACAAGATTATGCCAAAAATTAAGGACATCAGATTCATATTGATCGTGGAGAAAGCTGCCATAATGTCAAAGCTAGTATCAATAGAATTTTACAAGACATATAGGTGCATAATTTTGAGTGGAAAGGGGCATTCTGATGTCGCGACAAGAGGTGTTGCACATAAATTAGCAAGACAGTTACGAGTACCAGTATATGGAATTGCAGATTGTAACCCAATGGGAGCAATAACAATGTTGACCTATAAAAATGGATCAAGGCGAAGAGGGTTTGATAATCTCAATGTGACCGTGCCAACACTCCAATGGATCGGAATGCATTCGGTACACTGTTATCGTAACAGGTCAGGACCAAGAACAAGGCGTCCGACGGATTCACAACCACTCAATCAAAGAGACAGAACTACACTTAAAAATTTAATAAGTGACTTAGAACGTGACAAGGAGCTGCTTGATCGGCTAGATGTGCAAGAAGTGAAACTTATGTCCAAGAATGGGTTTAGAATGAATTTTGAACAAAGGTTTCCGCTAGCGCGCAACACTGTAGACTTCTTGGCTGAGCACATACCGGAAATGGTCACCATTGAGAAACCTGGTGTCCCCAAAAGAAAGACTGCAGTTGAGAAATCAGATGGAGATGACGCTCAAGCGGGCAAGAAGACAAGGAAGGTCACCAAAGGAAAATCTGATGGAGATGACACTCAAGCGGGCAAGAAGACAAGGAAGGTGACCAAAGGAAAATCTGATGGAGATGACACTCAAGTGGTCAAGAGGACAAAGGAATCTGATGTAGATTACACTCAAGTGGGCAAGAAGTCTGATGATGGAAATGACGCTCAAGCGGGCAAGAAGGTCACCAAAGGAAATTCTGATGGAGATGACACTCAAGTGAGAAAGAGGACAAAGAAGGCCACCAAAGTGCAGCTCCGGGGCAAAGAGGCCAAATAGGAACAGATGCAGGTATAATTGCTGTTTTGTTTTAGTTGGTGCGTTGCAACTTTCTTCATGTTATTTTGTGCTAAATAATGACTTAATCCATGTGTTTATTTGATTTGCAGCAGGACTTTCTTTTTGTGATGATAGCTGAAAGATTATTGTGGTGCTCTTGGTGATGATGCCTGGAGGACGTTTTGTTGAAGGTTCTTTTGGTGATATCTGCTGGAGTTCAATTCATAGAAACATCTGCAGGTATACTTGGTTTGTTGGGTTCCAAGCAATATCATTTACTCTAGAAAAGGGGAGAAGTGGTACACTCAGTTGCTATATTTCGGTCATTTTTGTTGAACTCTGTTGGTGAACTCAAATGAAGGCACTTTGAATTTTATTTTGGACATTATCTCATCGCAACTACGAATTTATGCTTTCTTAAGCCATCTGATAATTGGGATTGGTGAACTCTTATCTATGTAATACGACCTATTCACTTTTAACTATTATGCACTTTGGAGCTTAATTTACATATTATGGCTGTGGTGAAAAGTAAAATACAGTTCTACTCTAtagttatcataaaataaaataaagatgtTTTGGTAGAAACATACTACATTTTGTTCATTTAATAAGAAGTACATTTTGGCCATTCTCGGTTTAGATTTGATGTCTCTGGACTGTGGACACCTTAGGGTTCCTAGGACAAGTCCTGAGCTACCTCTGTTACTGACTTGTGCTAACGCCTCGCGTGCGTTTTGGTGTGCCTGGGATGAGCATACATAGGACTTGTTCTGAACTCGCCATATATCCTCTCCGTCTCCTTTCTTACTACTAGGACTTGTCCTGGTATATTTCATCTAGGTTGTGTCTTTCCCTGGCACATTCCAGGACTGGTCCGGATGGTGCCCAGCTGCGTTCGCTGCCAGGTGAATCTTTTAGGGTATGCCATGTGTACTCTTCCTTGACATAAGGCTTGTCCCATGTGATCTGTATATTCTCGCTCTAAAAAAAGGGTGTTCTGTACGACTCGCCTACATTTACTCAACCTAAAACGTGTCCTTCTTCTCGCATGGTATGAACCACCCTGAATCAAAGTGTCTGACAATTGACATCTTGCTGGAGGGCAAACAAAAACAACTTCTTATGGCTTGTTTAGGTGGAAGGGATTTGAAGTAGATTGGAGTGAATTAAATCCCTTAGGCCTTCTTCGGTTAAACCTCTCTTGAAGAGGTTTGGAAGGGATCGAGGGGGCTTTTGACTTAACAAGGCTTGTTTAATTGATAGCTCCACAAAGATTCTAACTCTTTAATTTGTCCTGTTCATGCTTTACGACTAAATTATGCTCTTCTTATAAAGATAACTAGCGAGTAGTGCGCGGCGGCACACCGCGCCGTTAGGGTTTGTTTTTATGAAGTTTATGAGAATTCGTTGTACATTCTGCATGTTTTCTAGTGTGTTCTAGGTGCCACACGGCTAGTGGCATCTTCTCTCGATGGGTTCGTTACCCGTTTTTCAGCGGTTTTACATGAACAGAAAATAATTGTGCACTTCAGGTCAACAGAACGATGTATTGTAAGTGCAGACTTAATATCTCTGGCTGAGCATAAATTGGAATGAGCAATGGAGCAAAATAAACGCATATGAAATCTAATGCTAGGAAAAGAAACCCATAGACGAAATATATTGAAGTTGAAAAACGCATGAAAACTTATTTTTGCAATTCGAATCTTGGTTCTCCGTGCATCGTAAGCCAAGGTTAGATATCTTCAAACATGAGCATAAAATTGGGATGAGCACCTAAACCACAACAAATTGCAGTTCTTCACATCTTCTTGCTACATTGTTGAGTAGGTTCATGGCCTTATGCCCAGAATTCTGTACCATCCTTAGCACATGTCGCCTAGAAAATATTATAAAGTAACATGGTAAATAGATATCGACCTCACACTAAGCAACAATTTTTTTCTGAACTATGATTCCAATATTCAAGATCTAAGGTTGTGCCAGAACATACTAAATAAAAAACCACTGAATGACAATTTTGCTAACCATCCTAGATGAACCATCCTATTGGCATACAAGCAATCAGAACATCTAGCATCAGATTGTTTTCCTGAGCACCAGAATGCACTGACCTTGTTAGGACTTAGGATTAATGTTTCGTAACCATATAAAAACTTGCATAAAACATAATCTACAACTTGAACGCCCTCTCATGGTATGCTCTGCCACTATAAGGGAAAAACTGAAATTGTAGTACCTCCTCCCATCTTTTTCTGTAATACCTCCTCCCATCTTTTTCTATAATACCTCCTCCCATGCTATCAAGAATACAAGGAACACACATACACATTTTGTCAAGACATGCTCCATGGAGATTAACAATCATGGTGGATTGAGATTGTTAGATAGACAGCAACTGAACTttactgagggccaaaggccattacatatacatgtgtggtaaagagcaggaaaccccttatacaatggggatataccgaaaagagactatacacatctaacacccccctcaaactcatggtggatcaacaacactgagttttGAGAGAAAAAAGGCATTGCTGCGCTCGagtctgtgccttcgtgaagaagtcagccaactgtaactcagagggcacatagtgaagagtGAAAGTCTGATCCTTcacagcagcacgcacaaagtgggcatccacaccgatgtgcttggtgagctcatgcttcaccgggtcacgcgcaatactgatagcaccagtACTGTTTGACAGTAAGGGAGTCGAGGTAGCAGcagacacaccaaaatcctcaagtaaccaccgTAGCCAGATCATCTCAGCCGTCAGcatagccatggctcgcaactcagcctctgtactcgagcgagaaactgcagtatgtttctttgtcttccaggcaataagagagccaccaagaaagacacaataagcagacagcgagcgtcgatcagagggatcactagcccaggtagtATCAGAGTAAGCCTGGAGCTCAAGAGAActggagcggggaaagaaaaggcgctgagagatcgtgccacgaagatatcatagaacacggaggaggtgactatagtggacagaggtgggggctgaaacaaactgactcaggatgtgaacaggataggagatgtcaggacgcgtaacaACAAGATAGATAAGGCTACCAACGaggtgacgatagcgagtgggattaggaagagggtcaccatcagaggcacgaagttgaacgttgagctccataggagtcacaactGTGCGGTCATCACtaagagcagcgcgagcaagaagatcctgaatatatttctcttgagagatgtagaagccatcagaggtcgaggagatctcaatcccaagaaaatagcgaagaggaccaagatcagtcatgaggAACTGGTCGTGAAGGCGggccttaacaaaggcaatgtagttagagtcgtcaccagtgatgatcatgtcatcaacataaggAAGGAGAAGAGTCCAaccacgaggagacgtgtgaacaagcaacgcgggatcatgatcactgggcaagaaaccaACGGCAGTCACCACAGAGGCGAAGCGCTCAAACTAGGCGCGAGGGGCCTGTTTAAGACCATAGAGGGAGCGGCGAAGTCGACAGACCATACCGtcaggagcatagtaccccggTGGTGGCTGCATGTAAACCAGAAGGGACGAACACCAGAAGGGAGGGAAACCAGCTCCcatgtgccagagcgctcaagggcagcaagctCTTCAGCCATCGCAAGTTGCCATTCAGGTTGAGTCATGGCAGTccgataggaagtgggctcagcaATAACAGAGATACCATAGCGATCAGGAGAGTAGCGATCAGGCGGAGGGCGAGGCCGAGCCCAGAGGTTGTGAACCGGGGGAGGCGTGAGGAGAGGTGCACCAGAGGTGGAAGGCACGGCAGGGGAGACATCCTCAGGACGAGGGCGACGAGTATAGTGGAGAGGGAACGGTGAGAGAGGGCGACGGACtggagatgatggtggagaggtggaGGGGGAGGATGGAGAAGATGGggtcgatggtgaaggagaaggaaggagaggtgccggaggaagagatgacacatgaggcacatagcagggtgtatcgggaaggaggaggaaagagagatcatCCACAGAGAAATCTTGAGGAAGAAGGACGTGGGTAGTAGGAACGATCCTAGTCAAAAGTCACATCACGTGAGATGCGCAAGCGACGACCCATAGGATCCCAAcatcgatagcccttgtgctcatcattgtaaccaaggaaaacacactcaaccgactgagcagtcagtttggtgcgttctcggGGGGCAAGAAGGACAAAGCAGAcacatccaaacatacgaagagctgagtagtcaggagaacgaccagtgagacactccataggaataccacccttcagagcagtcgatggctgaatgttgatgagataggtggatgcagaaacagcctcagcccaaaagtgGGGTGGAAGGGAAGCGGCAATCATCAGCGCACGAACCGTCTCAAGTAGATGACGATGCTTGCGTTCGGCAatgccattctgagcatgagcaccaggacatgagaaccgggcaagagtaccctgttccACAAGAAAACCACACAACAGCTGAGAGATAAACTCACCGGCGGAGTCAGCATGAAAAGTACGAATGGGCGTGGAaa from Triticum dicoccoides isolate Atlit2015 ecotype Zavitan chromosome 6A, WEW_v2.0, whole genome shotgun sequence encodes:
- the LOC119315895 gene encoding DNA topoisomerase 6 subunit A-like translates to SDSHLVNKIMPKIKDIRFILIVEKAAIMSKLVSIEFYKTYRCIILSGKGHSDVATRGVAHKLARQLRVPVYGIADCNPMGAITMLTYKNGSRRRGFDNLNVTVPTLQWIGMHSVHCYRNRSGPRTRRPTDSQPLNQRDRTTLKNLISDLERDKELLDRLDVQEVKLMSKNGFRMNFEQRFPLARNTVDFLAEHIPEMVTIEKPGVPKRKTAVEKSDGDDAQAGKKTRKVTKGKSDGDDTQAGKKTRKVTKGKSDGDDTQVVKRTKESDVDYTQVGKKSDDGNDAQAGKKVTKGNSDGDDTQVRKRTKKATKVQLRGKEAK